ACGGCGCGCAACCCCCCGCGCTTACCCGCTGGCGTCGAGACCAGACGCCCGGAACGGGCGCGGGCAGTGCGGAGAGCGCCCGCACGCCCGGACTGGTCGGTCGCGAGCGACCGCGACCGGGCCCGACCGGCGTGAGCGCGAGCGAACGCCGCAGCGGGGCCGGAAGCGGGCGTCGGTCCGAGTGGCGAGGGCGGCGTGCCGTGGGCGGGAGTTAGACAGCGGCCGCCACAGCTCGGCTCGCTTGCGGCCTCCGGCGCGCGAGGAATCGATCGTCGCCGGTGGACTCGAGGACGCGCGAGGGGAGGGGGGCGAGGCAACGGGCTGGCGGGGACGGAGCGTGCGGCGTCACACGCGCCGCTGGCACCGGCTAGGAGGGCTCAACACAGCCTGAAGTGCCCTGGTACCGCGACCCTCGGAAGGGTTATCCCACGTTGCACACTCTATCTGTATGTAATGGCAAACGGTACGGTTGACTTCTTCAACGATACGGGCGGCTACGGTTTCATTTCGACAGACGACGGCGACCTCGACGACGACGAAGACGTGTTCTTCCACATGGAGGACGTCGGTGGTCCGGACCTCGAGGAGGGCACCGATGTCGAG
The genomic region above belongs to Natronomonas moolapensis 8.8.11 and contains:
- a CDS encoding cold-shock protein, coding for MANGTVDFFNDTGGYGFISTDDGDLDDDEDVFFHMEDVGGPDLEEGTDVEFDIESSPKGPRAANVVRQ